From one Mucilaginibacter inviolabilis genomic stretch:
- a CDS encoding ABC transporter permease: protein MLKNYLKIAWRNLIKNKASSFINVGGLAVGMAVAMLIGLWIWDELSFDKYHQNYDRVAIVMQHEVFNGNINTGSPIPLPLDAELRKNYGSDFKHLALSSWTNNHILSVGDKKISYKGNFMGDEAPEIFSLRMLQGSRSGLKDPSSMLISQSVAKALFGNTDPINKAIRIDNNENLKVSGVYEDLPGNTTLHDVAFIGPWGYYIHAPGNDRSPTDWGDNSLFMYVQIADHADMAKVSAKIKNIKLDKLDREDKKFNPQLFLQPMNKWHLYAEFKDGVNTGGAIQYVWLFGIIGIFVLLLACINFMNLSTARSEKRAKEVGIRKAVGSLRGQLIKQFFSESFLIAGLAFILSLLLLWLVMPWFNDVAGKQIAILWNSPFFWIAGIGFTLFTGIIAGLYPALYLSSFNPVKVLKGTFKAGRFAAIPRKVLVVTQFTVSVILIIGTIIVFKQIQFAKNRPVGYSRDGLLAIEVTNEDLHKHFDALRTDLLQSGAVTEIAESSSSTTGVNNHRGDVSWKGKDPSMTSFFGNINVTTNYGKTVGWQFTDGRDFSSQSVADSTAIVLNQAAVKYMGLKNPVGEMVQVGKWNMTVIGVVKDMVMESPYEPVKQTIFRIGRGTLDDILIKINPKISTHDALGKIEAVCKTYSPSVPFSYRFADDEYARKFATEERIGKLASSFAMLAIFISCLGLFGMASFVAEQRIKEIGVRKVLGASVFGLWRLMSRDFVLLVVIALFIATPVAYYFMHGWLQHYAYRAELSWWIFALTAAGAIIITLLTISYQSIRAALANPVKSLRSE, encoded by the coding sequence ATGTTAAAAAACTACTTAAAAATCGCCTGGAGAAACCTCATCAAAAACAAGGCTTCTTCTTTCATCAATGTGGGGGGCCTGGCCGTTGGTATGGCTGTAGCTATGTTAATTGGATTGTGGATATGGGATGAGCTATCATTTGATAAATATCATCAGAACTACGATCGCGTAGCCATAGTGATGCAGCACGAGGTTTTTAATGGTAACATCAATACAGGTTCACCAATTCCCCTGCCACTGGATGCCGAGCTGCGCAAAAACTATGGAAGCGATTTTAAACATCTGGCTCTATCATCATGGACAAACAATCATATTTTAAGCGTTGGTGATAAAAAAATCTCCTATAAGGGGAATTTTATGGGGGATGAAGCTCCCGAAATATTTTCGCTCCGGATGCTGCAGGGCTCGCGCAGTGGTTTAAAAGATCCTTCTTCTATGCTCATCTCGCAGTCGGTAGCCAAAGCATTGTTTGGCAATACCGATCCCATAAACAAGGCCATCAGGATTGATAATAATGAAAACCTTAAGGTTTCAGGAGTTTACGAAGATCTGCCCGGTAACACTACTTTGCATGATGTTGCCTTTATTGGGCCATGGGGATATTATATCCATGCGCCGGGTAATGACAGGTCGCCTACTGACTGGGGCGATAACTCCCTGTTCATGTACGTGCAGATAGCCGATCATGCGGATATGGCCAAAGTATCTGCCAAAATAAAAAACATAAAGCTCGACAAGCTGGATAGAGAGGATAAAAAGTTTAATCCCCAGTTGTTTCTTCAGCCCATGAATAAATGGCATTTGTATGCCGAATTTAAGGACGGGGTTAATACAGGGGGCGCTATTCAATATGTATGGCTTTTTGGTATCATCGGCATATTTGTATTGCTGCTGGCTTGCATCAATTTTATGAACCTGAGCACAGCCCGAAGCGAAAAACGGGCCAAAGAAGTGGGCATACGTAAAGCCGTAGGTTCGTTACGGGGGCAGTTGATCAAACAATTCTTCAGTGAGTCGTTTCTGATAGCCGGTTTGGCTTTTATATTATCACTGCTGCTGCTTTGGCTGGTAATGCCCTGGTTTAATGATGTAGCAGGTAAACAGATAGCTATTTTATGGAACTCTCCGTTTTTTTGGATAGCTGGTATTGGGTTTACTTTATTTACCGGAATAATTGCCGGGCTTTATCCGGCTTTATATCTTTCTTCATTTAACCCGGTTAAAGTATTAAAAGGTACTTTTAAAGCAGGACGCTTTGCCGCCATTCCGCGTAAAGTATTGGTGGTAACCCAGTTTACGGTATCTGTTATTCTTATTATAGGCACTATTATCGTTTTTAAACAAATACAATTTGCCAAAAACAGGCCGGTTGGATACAGCCGGGATGGGCTGCTGGCCATTGAAGTAACCAATGAAGACCTGCATAAACATTTTGATGCTTTGCGGACCGATCTACTCCAATCCGGAGCTGTAACCGAAATAGCAGAATCATCCAGTTCAACCACCGGGGTAAACAATCACCGGGGAGATGTTAGCTGGAAAGGGAAAGACCCATCAATGACCTCTTTTTTTGGAAACATCAATGTTACTACCAACTATGGTAAAACAGTAGGCTGGCAATTTACAGATGGGAGGGATTTTTCGAGCCAGTCTGTTGCCGACTCCACAGCCATTGTATTGAATCAGGCTGCTGTAAAGTATATGGGACTGAAAAATCCTGTTGGCGAAATGGTGCAGGTAGGAAAATGGAATATGACCGTAATTGGTGTGGTAAAAGATATGGTGATGGAATCGCCCTATGAGCCGGTTAAACAAACTATTTTCCGTATTGGCCGTGGTACACTGGATGATATCCTGATCAAAATAAATCCGAAGATAAGCACGCATGATGCACTCGGTAAAATAGAAGCTGTTTGTAAAACGTATTCCCCATCAGTTCCATTTTCTTACCGGTTTGCGGATGATGAATACGCCAGAAAATTTGCTACCGAAGAGCGTATTGGCAAGCTGGCGAGTTCATTTGCTATGCTGGCTATTTTTATCAGTTGCCTGGGCTTGTTTGGCATGGCATCTTTTGTAGCCGAGCAAAGGATAAAGGAAATTGGTGTACGCAAGGTTTTGGGAGCAAGTGTTTTTGGCCTATGGCGCCTCATGTCGCGCGATTTTGTGTTGCTGGTAGTTATCGCACTGTTTATAGCCACACCGGTTGCTTATTATTTTATGCACGGTTGGCTGCAGCACTACGCTTACCGGGCCGAGCTTTCCTGGTGGATATTTGCATTAACCGCTGCTGGGGCAATTATCATAACCTTGTTAACCATAAGCTATCAGAGCATCAGGGCAGCGCTGGCTAACCCGGTAAAGAGTTTAAGGAGTGAATAA
- a CDS encoding ABC transporter permease, translating to MLKNYLKIAWRNLIKNKAHSFINIAGLSVGLACSLLILLWVQNELSIDQYHTNGKRLYSVYERQYVDNKILGQYGTPGLLPEELKKQIPEIEASTGISYGDENTFQVGDKILKMNGTDAGADCFKMFSIPLLQGDVQTALNSPVSMAISRKMAVAFFGSPAAAMGKTIRYDNRKNFTVTAVYEDLPNTASQKYDFLMNWYNYIDENQWAKDWGNNGPSTIIMLRADADPDAVEKKITHFLDNLYKGQKKGTFTEELGLQRFGDGYLHGNFENGKIEGGRIEYVRLFTIVAIFILLIACINFMNLTTARSVKRAREIGVRKVVGAVRSVLIKQFIGESMLVTALAVAVSLILLVLLLPMFNQITHKEIELPFGQPLFWLKLAGITLITGLVSGSYPALFLSSFNPVKVLKGALKLDSGTTMFRKGLVIFQFALSVILITATIIVSRQMAYIQSKNLGYDRENLIYIPMSGELISKYSTFKDEVLRMPGIQSVTRISNTPTNIQNWTGDVQWEGKDPNVVVQFTQVSVGYDFVKTMKLKMEAGRDFSKAFATDSIGYLINEAALKRVKYADPIGKSLTFWGKKGTIVGVIKDFHFASMHEAIKPLVIRLREDEKYGNVLVKTQPGKTREALAGLESLCKQINPEFPFTYNFSDQEYQKLYQNEQIVTMLSNAFAFLAIFISCLGLLGLAMFTAEQRIKEIGIRKVLGASVGSLLALLSLEFLVLVVIALMIALPVSWYSMSKWLQGFAYRTTMQWWMFGMAGGIIIIVAMLTVSFQAIKAALVNPIKSLRSE from the coding sequence ATGTTAAAGAATTATTTAAAAATAGCATGGCGTAACCTGATCAAAAATAAAGCGCATAGTTTTATTAATATAGCAGGTTTATCGGTTGGGCTGGCTTGCAGTTTGCTCATTTTACTGTGGGTGCAAAATGAGTTGAGCATTGATCAATACCATACCAATGGCAAGCGGTTATACTCGGTTTATGAACGCCAGTATGTTGATAATAAAATTCTGGGTCAGTACGGTACACCCGGTTTGCTACCCGAAGAGCTAAAAAAGCAGATCCCGGAAATTGAAGCCAGCACAGGTATCTCCTATGGCGATGAAAATACTTTCCAGGTAGGCGACAAAATATTAAAAATGAATGGTACCGATGCCGGTGCCGATTGTTTTAAAATGTTCAGCATCCCGTTACTGCAGGGTGATGTGCAAACGGCCTTAAACTCGCCGGTAAGCATGGCTATATCCCGTAAAATGGCTGTTGCCTTTTTTGGCAGTCCGGCCGCTGCTATGGGTAAAACCATCCGCTATGATAACCGTAAAAACTTTACAGTTACCGCGGTATATGAAGATTTGCCTAATACAGCCTCGCAAAAATATGATTTCCTCATGAACTGGTATAACTATATAGATGAGAACCAATGGGCCAAAGACTGGGGTAATAATGGTCCCTCTACAATTATTATGCTGCGCGCGGATGCTGATCCGGATGCGGTTGAGAAAAAGATCACTCACTTTTTAGATAATTTATATAAGGGACAGAAAAAAGGAACTTTTACCGAAGAATTAGGCCTGCAACGCTTTGGCGACGGATATCTGCATGGCAATTTTGAAAACGGAAAAATTGAAGGCGGTCGTATTGAATATGTACGTTTATTTACTATTGTAGCCATTTTTATTTTACTGATAGCCTGTATCAACTTCATGAACCTCACCACGGCCCGGTCGGTTAAGCGTGCCCGCGAAATCGGTGTACGCAAGGTTGTTGGTGCAGTACGTTCTGTTTTGATCAAACAATTTATTGGCGAATCGATGCTGGTAACTGCGCTGGCGGTAGCGGTTTCCTTGATACTGCTGGTACTGTTGCTGCCGATGTTTAATCAGATCACGCATAAAGAAATAGAGTTACCATTCGGCCAGCCCTTGTTTTGGTTAAAGCTGGCTGGTATCACTTTAATTACCGGATTAGTATCGGGTAGTTATCCGGCTTTGTTCCTATCGTCATTTAATCCGGTTAAGGTACTTAAAGGAGCTTTGAAATTAGATTCTGGTACTACCATGTTCCGTAAAGGTCTGGTAATATTTCAATTCGCACTATCCGTTATACTTATAACCGCAACTATTATTGTTTCCAGGCAGATGGCCTATATCCAATCAAAAAATCTGGGCTACGATAGGGAGAACCTGATATATATCCCCATGAGCGGCGAACTGATAAGTAAATACAGCACCTTTAAGGATGAAGTTTTACGCATGCCTGGCATACAATCGGTTACCCGTATCAGCAACACCCCCACCAATATTCAAAACTGGACAGGTGATGTTCAATGGGAGGGTAAAGATCCCAATGTAGTTGTTCAGTTTACGCAGGTATCTGTTGGATATGATTTTGTAAAAACTATGAAATTGAAGATGGAAGCCGGGCGCGATTTTTCAAAAGCCTTTGCAACCGACTCTATAGGATATCTGATTAACGAGGCCGCTTTAAAAAGAGTAAAATATGCCGATCCTATTGGCAAATCGCTTACTTTCTGGGGTAAAAAAGGAACTATTGTTGGCGTGATCAAAGATTTTCATTTCGCTTCTATGCACGAGGCGATCAAACCACTGGTAATCAGGCTTCGTGAGGATGAAAAATATGGTAATGTATTAGTAAAAACGCAGCCTGGAAAAACCCGCGAGGCACTGGCCGGCCTGGAAAGCTTGTGTAAACAAATTAATCCTGAATTTCCGTTTACCTATAATTTTTCGGATCAGGAGTATCAGAAATTATATCAAAATGAACAGATTGTAACGATGCTGTCAAACGCCTTTGCGTTTCTGGCCATATTTATATCATGCCTGGGATTGTTAGGTTTGGCTATGTTTACAGCCGAGCAACGGATAAAGGAAATCGGTATCCGCAAAGTACTGGGTGCCAGCGTAGGTTCATTGCTCGCTTTATTATCATTAGAGTTTTTGGTGCTGGTTGTTATTGCTTTAATGATTGCTTTACCCGTATCGTGGTATAGTATGAGTAAATGGCTGCAGGGGTTTGCTTATCGTACAACCATGCAATGGTGGATGTTTGGTATGGCAGGTGGTATTATTATTATAGTAGCCATGCTAACGGTTAGTTTCCAGGCCATTAAGGCGGCCCTGGTTAATCCTATAAAAAGTTTAAGAAGCGAGTAA
- a CDS encoding ABC transporter permease — translation MIKNYLKIAWRNVVRNKAHTFINVAGLSVGLVCSLLILLWVQNELSVDSFFKNSSRLYSIYEHQNYDHTMHGSYNNPGPTAEQMKKVLPEVEYATSAGFDQTNTFQVGDKILKQSGSAGSADYFSVFSYKLLQGDAKSALNTPASLAISHKMAVAFFGSPQAAIGKTIRYENSKNFTVTAVFEDLPKNSSQKFDYLINWYAFLDENNWAREWGNQGPATFIMLKPNVNPVAFEKKIAHFLDPYNGTNRKTSTFIIDLGIQRYDEGYLHGRFEGDKFVGGRIEYVRIFSIVAIFILLIACINFMNLTTARSVKRAKEIGVRKVVGAERWVLIQQFISESLLITTISVGISLLLLVVLLPVFNQVTQKQIELPFNQASFWIRLGLITLITGLVSGSYPALFLSSFNPVKVLKGALKLDAGTTLFRKGLVIFQFVLSVILISGTIVISRQMNYIQSKNLGYDRENMIYIPLEGDLLPKYNLFKEEALRMPGIQSVTRISTEPTNIQNGTGGVNWTGKDTTVNIQFTQASVGYDFVKTMKLKVLSGRDFSKEYPTDSVGYILNEAALKRIGYKDPIGQPLTFWGKRGKIVGLIKDFHFNSMHDEIRPLILRLREHETYGSILVRTEPGKTREALATMEKICHQLNPSFPFTYNFSDQEYQKLYQNEQIVGKLSNGFAFLAVFISCLGLLGLAMFTAEQRVKEIGIRKVLGASIGSLFALLSSEFLVLVIIALFIASPIAWYATGKWLQDFAYRTPVQWWMFALSGVIIIFIALITVSFQSVKAALINPIKSLRSE, via the coding sequence ATGATCAAAAACTATTTAAAGATTGCGTGGCGAAACGTTGTCAGAAATAAGGCGCACACTTTTATTAACGTGGCCGGTTTATCGGTAGGTTTGGTATGCAGTCTGCTTATTTTGCTATGGGTACAAAATGAATTGAGCGTAGATAGTTTTTTTAAAAATAGCTCCCGTCTGTACTCAATATATGAGCACCAGAATTATGACCATACTATGCATGGTTCCTATAATAATCCCGGGCCAACTGCCGAACAGATGAAAAAAGTGCTGCCCGAAGTGGAGTACGCTACCAGCGCCGGGTTCGATCAAACAAACACTTTCCAGGTTGGCGATAAGATATTGAAACAAAGTGGTTCTGCTGGTAGTGCGGATTATTTTTCCGTATTCAGCTATAAGCTTTTACAGGGCGATGCCAAAAGCGCTTTGAATACACCGGCGAGTCTGGCCATTTCCCATAAAATGGCCGTCGCGTTTTTTGGAAGCCCTCAGGCTGCAATAGGTAAAACCATTCGTTACGAAAACAGCAAAAACTTTACGGTTACCGCCGTATTTGAAGACCTGCCTAAAAACTCATCACAAAAATTTGATTACCTGATTAACTGGTATGCCTTTCTGGATGAGAACAATTGGGCCAGGGAATGGGGTAACCAGGGGCCCGCCACCTTCATTATGTTAAAGCCTAATGTTAATCCTGTGGCATTCGAAAAAAAGATAGCTCATTTCTTAGACCCCTATAACGGCACCAATCGTAAAACGTCAACCTTTATTATTGACCTGGGTATTCAGCGTTATGATGAAGGTTATCTGCATGGCAGGTTTGAGGGCGATAAATTTGTGGGGGGACGTATTGAATATGTACGCATTTTTAGCATCGTAGCTATTTTTATACTCCTGATAGCCTGTATCAACTTTATGAATTTAACTACAGCCCGTTCTGTTAAGCGGGCTAAGGAAATTGGTGTGCGTAAAGTGGTTGGTGCCGAGCGTTGGGTTTTGATACAGCAGTTTATCAGCGAATCGTTATTGATCACCACTATCTCGGTGGGTATATCACTATTGTTGTTGGTTGTATTACTTCCCGTATTTAATCAGGTTACGCAAAAGCAAATAGAACTGCCGTTTAACCAAGCCTCATTCTGGATTAGGCTGGGATTAATCACCTTAATAACCGGGCTGGTATCAGGCAGTTATCCGGCACTGTTCTTATCATCATTTAATCCGGTAAAGGTTTTAAAAGGGGCGTTGAAACTGGATGCAGGCACTACGTTGTTCCGGAAAGGACTTGTTATATTTCAGTTTGTGCTATCGGTTATACTTATCTCCGGAACTATTGTTATATCCCGCCAGATGAATTATATCCAATCGAAAAACCTGGGTTATGATCGTGAAAACATGATCTATATACCGCTCGAAGGGGATCTGCTGCCTAAATATAATCTATTTAAAGAAGAAGCTCTGCGAATGCCCGGAATACAGTCGGTAACCCGCATCAGTACCGAACCCACTAACATCCAAAATGGTACAGGCGGAGTAAATTGGACGGGTAAAGATACTACGGTTAATATTCAGTTCACCCAGGCTTCTGTGGGGTATGATTTTGTGAAGACCATGAAACTGAAAGTGCTTTCAGGTCGCGATTTTTCAAAGGAATATCCAACAGATTCAGTTGGTTATATATTGAACGAGGCGGCCCTGAAAAGAATTGGTTATAAAGATCCCATCGGTCAGCCCCTCACCTTTTGGGGAAAACGAGGAAAGATAGTGGGACTGATCAAAGATTTTCATTTTAACTCTATGCATGATGAAATAAGGCCACTGATACTGAGATTGAGGGAACATGAAACATACGGAAGTATCCTGGTAAGAACCGAGCCCGGTAAAACCCGCGAGGCACTAGCCACTATGGAAAAAATATGCCACCAGCTGAACCCCTCATTTCCGTTCACTTATAATTTTTCAGATCAGGAATATCAGAAGCTCTATCAAAATGAGCAAATTGTTGGTAAACTGTCCAATGGCTTTGCTTTCCTGGCCGTGTTTATTTCTTGTTTGGGCTTGTTAGGCCTGGCTATGTTTACAGCGGAACAGCGGGTTAAAGAGATCGGGATCCGCAAAGTGCTGGGTGCCAGTATAGGTTCATTGTTTGCTTTGTTGTCATCAGAGTTTTTGGTATTGGTAATTATTGCTCTGTTTATTGCATCACCAATTGCGTGGTACGCCACAGGCAAATGGCTGCAGGATTTTGCTTACCGCACACCGGTGCAATGGTGGATGTTTGCCCTATCGGGAGTGATCATCATCTTCATTGCTCTGATTACCGTAAGCTTCCAGTCGGTTAAGGCAGCATTGATCAACCCGATAAAGAGTTTACGAAGCGAATAG
- a CDS encoding ABC transporter permease: MLKNYFKTTVRYLLANMAFSIINIVGLATGICVCFFALLYVQFELSRDSYNKQADHIYRLVTDVKTPVGINYESASAPMGPAMATAYPEVKAVTRIFMDDMIIQSNPNNAIKEEVAYADASVFSIFTWPLLRGDLRHLFDAPYNVVLSESAAKKYFGNADPIGKILVINGQQNAAVTGIMKDIPYNSHLRVDMLFSISSLVNADWDHNWKRFGFYTYLLLQPGADAAKLSAKLPAFVKANMDQSHIKYKLSIEPLKKVYLYGYPRGHRTGSSESGSINNIYVFSIVAAFVLFIACFNFINLTTAFSLKRAREVGVRKVLGASKKQLVLQFFMDAVFLCLIAFFIALLLAVFLLPLFNQLSGTIISADVFEHLSYISYLLLIAVMVGLLSGIYPALFLSGFKPVNSLKKQLMPGTNSLLFRKSLVVAQFTISIVLIVATLVVYTQLDFMQNQTLGFKKEHKLVIDYQFDRRINEHATAVKQQLLNITGIKGACLSSSIPGTPNNSYSVFLDDSHNVQQEITADSYYTDNDFLKQYGIRVVAGRSFAAQYDTERDNALLINEAMVEMLGYKNADEAIGKRFRQFSGEGTVVGVVKNFHVHSSQEVIKPLFIRPASGFFTCLTLDVNSDHIQQTINLVEAQWKKIAPGLPFVYFFADEAYNKQFVAQLRFGRLFICFSALAILISCLGLIGLSAFSAAQRKKEIGVRKVLGASVMSIAALLSKEFVKLVLLAFIIASPLAWWAMHNWLQEFAYRIQISWWLFMCSGATALLIALFAVSFQTIKAAIVNPVKSLKTDQ, from the coding sequence ATGTTAAAAAATTATTTCAAAACTACAGTAAGGTATCTGTTGGCTAATATGGCATTCAGTATTATTAATATTGTAGGTCTTGCAACAGGTATTTGTGTTTGTTTTTTTGCTTTGCTATATGTGCAATTTGAGCTTAGCCGGGATAGTTATAATAAACAGGCCGATCATATTTATCGTCTGGTAACGGATGTTAAGACCCCTGTGGGTATTAATTATGAAAGCGCATCGGCACCCATGGGGCCGGCTATGGCGACCGCCTATCCCGAAGTAAAAGCCGTTACACGGATATTTATGGATGATATGATCATCCAAAGTAATCCCAATAATGCCATTAAAGAAGAGGTGGCGTATGCCGATGCTTCCGTATTTTCCATTTTTACATGGCCCCTATTACGTGGTGATTTACGGCATTTGTTTGATGCACCTTATAATGTGGTATTATCAGAGTCGGCTGCAAAAAAATATTTTGGCAATGCAGATCCAATTGGTAAAATATTAGTAATAAACGGGCAGCAAAATGCAGCGGTAACAGGCATAATGAAAGATATACCTTACAATTCACACCTTAGGGTTGATATGCTTTTTTCTATATCGTCGCTGGTTAATGCTGATTGGGATCATAATTGGAAGCGTTTTGGCTTTTATACTTATTTACTTTTACAGCCAGGTGCTGATGCCGCGAAATTAAGTGCTAAACTGCCTGCTTTTGTAAAGGCCAATATGGATCAAAGCCATATAAAATATAAGTTATCAATTGAACCATTAAAAAAAGTATATCTGTACGGTTATCCGAGGGGGCACCGTACTGGTAGTTCAGAAAGCGGCAGTATCAATAACATATATGTTTTTTCGATCGTAGCAGCATTTGTGCTTTTTATCGCTTGTTTTAATTTTATCAATCTTACTACAGCTTTCTCCCTAAAAAGAGCCAGGGAAGTAGGTGTACGCAAAGTGCTTGGTGCATCAAAAAAACAATTGGTATTACAGTTTTTTATGGATGCAGTTTTTCTTTGTTTAATTGCCTTTTTTATTGCATTGCTATTAGCGGTCTTTTTATTACCTCTGTTTAACCAGCTTTCAGGCACAATTATAAGTGCGGATGTATTTGAGCATTTAAGTTATATTAGTTATTTGTTGCTGATAGCTGTAATGGTTGGTTTATTATCCGGCATTTATCCCGCTTTGTTTTTATCTGGATTTAAGCCTGTGAATAGTCTTAAGAAACAGCTTATGCCGGGAACTAATAGTTTGCTGTTTCGTAAATCATTAGTGGTTGCGCAGTTTACCATTTCAATTGTACTTATTGTTGCCACTTTGGTAGTTTACACCCAGCTTGATTTTATGCAAAATCAAACGTTAGGATTTAAAAAAGAGCATAAACTAGTAATTGATTATCAGTTTGACAGGCGCATTAACGAGCATGCTACTGCTGTAAAACAACAGCTTTTAAATATAACCGGAATAAAGGGGGCTTGTTTATCATCAAGCATACCGGGTACCCCCAATAATAGCTATAGCGTGTTTTTAGATGATAGTCACAACGTGCAACAGGAAATAACGGCGGATTCTTATTATACCGACAATGACTTTTTAAAGCAGTATGGCATAAGGGTTGTTGCCGGACGTAGTTTTGCAGCGCAATATGATACTGAGCGAGACAACGCTTTACTAATTAACGAAGCCATGGTGGAAATGCTGGGCTATAAAAATGCGGATGAAGCAATTGGTAAGCGATTTAGACAGTTTTCCGGGGAAGGTACAGTTGTTGGTGTGGTAAAAAACTTTCATGTCCATTCTTCACAAGAAGTGATAAAACCTTTGTTTATAAGGCCGGCAAGTGGCTTTTTTACTTGCCTTACTTTAGATGTTAATTCTGATCATATACAACAAACCATTAATCTGGTTGAAGCGCAGTGGAAAAAAATAGCCCCGGGCCTTCCTTTTGTTTACTTTTTTGCTGATGAAGCTTACAACAAACAGTTTGTGGCTCAATTACGTTTTGGCCGGTTATTCATTTGTTTTTCGGCATTGGCCATATTAATATCTTGTTTGGGGTTAATTGGTCTTTCGGCCTTTAGCGCAGCGCAGCGTAAAAAGGAAATCGGGGTACGGAAAGTTTTAGGGGCCTCTGTCATGAGTATCGCCGCCTTATTATCCAAAGAATTTGTAAAGCTTGTTTTATTGGCGTTTATTATTGCTTCGCCACTGGCTTGGTGGGCCATGCACAATTGGTTACAGGAGTTTGCTTATCGTATCCAAATATCATGGTGGTTATTTATGTGCTCAGGTGCGACAGCATTGCTGATTGCCTTATTCGCTGTAAGTTTTCAAACTATCAAGGCTGCGATAGTAAATCCTGTAAAAAGTTTAAAAACAGATCAATAA
- a CDS encoding alpha/beta hydrolase-fold protein: MKSKFYLFLMLPIIVISSLVNSAKAQDTVITKVYHGKLDSVNSDILKQKRLIQVFTPPGYKPGSTDKYDVLYVLDGGNWNAGLVMDLERLLQGEAYMPTTIVVSVLNIDRNKDLTPTHVNENSTSGGADQFLGFLKKELIPYIDKTYPSNGNNILWGHSFGGLFVMYALLNEPKAFNSYIAVDPSFWWDKQYLPKIAGNKLPALADVKASLFIGGRAGNDGKGMKIDTMEAILKKMAPAGLDWRVSMYPDETHGSVRLKTTYDGLKFIYSGYGTKGPTIHPTNGILLKNKPIKMWFFGDSSKVRYTTDGTEPTLASAAIKKEFTLSAPGKLIAKRFSNNGMYDISSVGEFKEGNYLPALSKVKNIIPGGFNYTYYEGKWDKVPDFSKLKPVKTGLTDTAFRFSKLPSKNNFALLIDGWIQIKEEGYYLFGLASDDGSKLYINNRLLIDHDGLHDNNSAKSYILPLQKGFYPIRVEYFQKDGDYDLQLLYLTPGISDIKKIVPIPFELQYHHQ, encoded by the coding sequence ATGAAAAGCAAATTTTACCTTTTTTTAATGCTGCCAATAATAGTAATCAGCAGCCTGGTTAACTCTGCCAAAGCACAGGACACCGTTATCACGAAGGTGTATCATGGCAAGCTCGATTCTGTAAACTCCGATATATTAAAGCAAAAGCGGCTAATACAGGTTTTTACTCCACCAGGTTATAAACCTGGGAGTACCGATAAATATGATGTGTTGTATGTACTTGATGGGGGTAACTGGAATGCCGGGCTGGTAATGGATCTGGAGCGCCTTTTACAGGGCGAAGCGTATATGCCCACAACCATAGTTGTGAGTGTTTTAAATATCGACAGGAATAAAGATCTTACGCCTACACACGTCAATGAAAATAGTACATCAGGCGGGGCAGATCAATTCCTGGGTTTTTTAAAAAAGGAATTGATTCCCTACATAGATAAAACATACCCATCTAACGGCAATAATATATTATGGGGGCATTCATTTGGTGGCTTATTTGTAATGTATGCACTATTAAATGAGCCCAAAGCTTTTAATTCATACATCGCAGTCGACCCTAGCTTTTGGTGGGATAAACAGTACTTACCCAAAATAGCTGGCAATAAACTACCTGCTTTAGCTGATGTAAAAGCCTCTTTATTTATAGGGGGACGAGCCGGCAACGATGGTAAAGGCATGAAGATTGATACCATGGAGGCTATTCTGAAAAAAATGGCACCCGCTGGTTTAGACTGGAGAGTTTCAATGTACCCTGATGAGACACATGGTTCGGTGCGGCTAAAAACTACTTATGACGGTTTGAAATTTATTTATTCAGGGTATGGTACCAAAGGTCCTACCATTCATCCAACCAACGGGATTCTCCTAAAGAACAAGCCGATTAAAATGTGGTTTTTCGGCGATTCATCAAAAGTAAGATATACTACCGACGGAACGGAACCCACCCTGGCGTCTGCGGCAATAAAAAAAGAGTTTACTTTATCCGCACCAGGAAAACTGATCGCGAAACGATTTTCGAACAATGGGATGTATGATATCTCCAGCGTTGGTGAATTTAAAGAAGGGAACTATTTGCCCGCGCTTTCAAAGGTAAAAAACATAATACCCGGAGGCTTTAATTATACTTATTATGAAGGTAAATGGGATAAAGTGCCCGATTTTAGTAAATTAAAACCTGTTAAAACAGGGCTTACGGATACAGCCTTTAGATTTAGTAAACTCCCCAGCAAAAATAATTTTGCACTGCTTATTGATGGTTGGATACAAATAAAAGAAGAGGGCTATTATCTTTTTGGGCTGGCTTCTGATGATGGTTCAAAACTATATATCAACAACAGGTTATTGATTGATCATGATGGCTTGCACGATAATAATAGTGCCAAATCATATATACTACCCTTACAAAAGGGCTTTTATCCCATCAGGGTGGAGTACTTTCAGAAAGACGGGGACTATGACTTGCAACTACTATACCTCACACCGGGTATTTCTGATATTAAAAAGATAGTCCCGATACCTTTTGAGTTGCAATACCATCATCAGTAG